A genomic region of Plasmodium malariae genome assembly, chromosome: 14 contains the following coding sequences:
- the EMC1 gene encoding ER membrane protein complex subunit 1, putative, producing MLLRIFFCFIAFLSKLTFGKNLPYANIGTLIGHINFIIPTQNLINNFILLSSFSGNIGLLNYKTGTLKYVKNHRDNEKVKKLHGDDKYATVLIYKNNFEEDSKGNYTKDENVYSYINVYDIVESYLLSVFEYKNEIIEDFLIKEEKIYILLQNRIDIGNINDSSTISINFKELNLNSIYTKIVVVNDNKITLFYVDTSLFCYIVNIDALNKTLVNLNKIKELQINDKINNYVSGSNSNKNVIIIYNKKYLHWIELLSEENKYYYNNVIINDENENTLFVNEINGKNKFIMDDGMDQWNTENYFVLNIGGNISVYSYNSDNKQMNVVGKRKKKNSEIVNHNENVNEHVNGHVNGHANEIVGYYINKNHKKDFIFAEDNNGKILIKKAKKYTEYNDDKETNNDIVIKVLNKSNNVHYNGEIIIGLYNKEQNIDYFFSVYNDSSFTVYKNNDVYYSREESLAYIEQLYFYNFQHLKKKKKKKTKKYPYSTKFHIIKELEKYVKDKLNSFNKSYLDEVMNIKAELSLLPFNFFYLSNEEKMSLLNICKNKKLKSESLINSKKGENTNFDTQNSGNYKFNLMRQMLQDSFEKYEHNHSSKYAGSSVVLVSTCNNIIFAIHLYTGLILYKMDGNILKGTKHIFSLKRHLCSFSFSNHNWAEIDNGKKIIFSDNANENTNNEKTASSTDEHSGKSTLNLRNNEIFLFKSFSKDSVITIFKSNESSHIVIFDILNGDILFKKKLDSFAVENIFVYKKNSSIIAVDNLLNTKIMHVNVDNSVIENINDEELFLYSINKSKNFIQGYKLINLTLSESKKSEVGLIQTYSIKLNDEKIEVFSKTLTEKDLFYPIKINKDASICYKYINDNIISYITKTLYEKRFIYSLYIIDGISGSLIYSKILDKYAHPPFHLVISENMVVLNYYNVNLNKYIIQIFEILLDRKDPGFLNLITSKKEKLVDLFDEKEIIVNEKNYVIDHNIKSFKFTETKRGITNKHILLLLDTNRIAALNVGLNEEDQNVYKDLNTFITQTDILYNSKGFISNESLLESTTLVFSWGNYLYFTCYQPNGSYDTIENFNLLLLLFLIILVFVGTYFSYIVRMNKELYSKWE from the exons ATGTTATTGCGTATCTTCTTTTGCTTTATAGCATTTTTATCTAAATTAACATTTGGAAAAAATTTGCCATATGCTAACATTGGAACATTAATTGgtcatattaattttatcattccTACACAGAATCTAATTAACAATTTCATTCTCCTTTCAAGTTTCAGTGGCAATATAGGGCTACTAAATTACAAAACAG GCACACTAAAGTACGTGAAAAATCATAGGGATAATgagaaagtaaaaaaattacacgGGGATGATAAATACGCGACTGTgttaatatacaaaaataattttgaggAAGATAGCAAAGGAAATTATACAAAGGATGAAAATGTATATTCCTATATTAATGTGTATGATATTGTGgaatcatatttattaagcGTTTTTGAATATAAGAATGAGATAATTGaagattttttaattaaagaggagaaaatatatattctgttACAAAACAGAATAGATATAggtaatataaatgatagcTCAACTAtttctataaattttaaggaattaaatttaaattcaatttatacaaaaattgtTGTGGTAAACGATAACAAGATAACGTTATTTTATGTAGATACaagtttattttgttatatagtAAATATTGATGCTTTAAATAAGACACTTGTAAATTTGAACAAAATTAAAGAGCTACagataaatgataaaatcaATAATTATGTTAGTGGGtcaaatagtaataaaaatgtaataattatatataataaaaaatatttacactGGATAGAATTGTTAAGTgaagaaaacaaatattattataataatgtgattataaatgatgaaaatgaaaatacattatttgtGAATGAAATAAATGGAAAGAACAAATTTATAATGGACGATGGAATGGATCAGTGGAACacagaaaattattttgttcttaatATAGGCGGTAATATTTCTGTGTACAGTTACAACAGCGATAATAAGCAAATGAATGTAgtaggaaaaagaaaaaaaaaaaatagtgaaaTTGTAAATCATAATGAGAATGTGAACGAGCATGTGAATGGACATGTGAATGGGCATGCGAATGAAATTGTAggatattatattaacaaaaaccACAAAAAAGACTTCATATTTGCAGAGgataataatggaaaaatacttatcaaaaaagcaaaaaaatatactgaATATAATGATGATAAGGAAACAAACAATGACATAGTTATTAAAGtgttaaataaaagtaacaaTGTACATTATAATGGAGAAATAATTATAGGCTTGTATAATAAGGAACAGAATAtcgattatttttttagtgtaTATAATGACTCCTCTTTTACTGTGTATAAGAACAATGATGTTTATTATTCGAGGGAGGAGTCCTTAGCATATATCgaacaattatatttttacaattttcagcatttgaaaaaaaaaaaaaaaaaaaaaactaaaaaatatcCTTATAGCAcaaaatttcatataataaaagagcTGGAGAAATATGTAAAGGATAAATTAAACTCTTTTAACAAATCTTATTTAGACGAagtaatgaatataaaagcAGAGTTATCCCTATTAcctttcaattttttttatttatcaaatGAGGAGAAAATGAGtttgttaaatatttgtaagaataaaaaattaaaaagtgaaTCCTTaattaattctaaaaaaggggaaaatacaaattttgaTACCCAAAATAGTggtaattataaatttaatttgatGCGACAAATGCTTCAGGattcttttgaaaaatatgaacataatCATAGTAGCAAATATGCAGGTAGTTCAGTTGTACTTGTATCTACTTGtaacaatattatatttgctatacatttatacacaGGTctgatattatataaaatggatggaaatatattaaaaggaacaaaacatatattttctttaaaaaggCATTTATGCTCTTTCAGTTTTAGTAACCACAATTGGGCCGAAATAGATAACGggaaaaagataatattttCAGATAATGCAAATGAGAAtacaaataatgaaaagacAGCTAGTAGTACTGATGAACATAGTGGTAAGAGTACATTAAATTTAaggaataatgaaatattcttatttaaaaGCTTTTCAAAAGATtcagtaataacaatatttaaaagtaatGAATCTTCACACATAGTAATATTTGACATATTAAATGgggatattttatttaaaaaaaaactagaCTCCTTTGCagttgaaaatatttttgtgtataaaaaaaattcttcaaTTATAGCTGTTGATAATTTATtgaatacaaaaattatgcatGTGAATGTGGATAATAGTGTAAtcgaaaatataaatgacgAAGAACTCTTTCTAtatagtataaataaatccaaaaattttattcaaggatacaaattaattaatttgaCATTATcagaaagtaaaaaaagtgAAGTAGGTTTAATACAAACATATTCCATAAAgttaaatgatgaaaaaattgaagttTTTTCAAAGACCTTAACAGAAAAAGATTTGTTTTAtccaattaaaataaataaagacgCTTCcatatgttataaatatatcaatgataatattatatccTACATTACAAAGACTTTGTATGAGAAGCGTTTTATATACTcactatatataattgatGGTATTAGTGGTAGTCTTATTTATTCGAAAATTTTAGATAAATATGCACATCCTCCCTTTCATTTAGTAATAAGTGAAAATATGgttgttttaaattattataatgtaaacctaaataaatatataattcaaatttttgaaatattgtTAGATAGGAAAGACCCAGGATTTCTTAATTTAATAACAtccaaaaaagaaaagcttGTTGATTTGTTTgacgaaaaagaaattatagttaatgaaaaaaattatgtcaTAGATCATAATATtaaatcatttaaatttacagAAACCAAGAGAGgtataacaaataaacatattttgcTTTTACTAGATACTAATAGAATAGCTGCACTTAATGTTGGACTAAATGAAGAGGATCAAAATGTGTACAAAgatttaaatacatttattacaCAAActgatattttatataattccaAAGGATTTATATCCAATGAAAGTTTATTAGAATCAACTACGCTTGTATTTTCTTGGGGGAACtatctttattttacttGTTACCAGCCTAATGGATCATATGATACAATTGAAAACTTTAACttactgttactattatttttaattattttagttTTTGTAGGAACATACTTTTCTTATATTGTAAGAATGAATAAAGAATTGTATTCTAAGTgggaataa
- the PmUG01_14045200 gene encoding mitochondrial carrier protein, putative → MDIQNECFSFLKKLTCFFKKYYKDNDKSTNVLNPNCNNKNNDENDRVKYRTLNIMVSSALVLCVLHPLDTIRTRKQIYRVYKNSYPYYYNNKYNLFYILRKEKIESIYRGLIASLITTGASHGLFRFIYDKLNYHFFQNFNDIHSINNNKNYSISSTCNMSRENELQNYYSNNANGPLEPYEEKEEKKKVDQIENSSFILSTSTTATFATTTAANCNNYKNDNPLSIGLSGNRHINEKDMNSNTVDNDLEIKDSKNMNYYILTSSLSSIISVLFLHPVWLIKTKIECTINLNYKFLNYKSRITSKHYKIFVQNNRMFSYKFLSNIIRMLILSDKNYRKRSRNCKKIRLLNSCILELYKNNFIYNKNIKTKKKYNCLSFKNDKKVFLNKNIKRKMVHNYLLYKYYTMSNLERKRITKNEISNLGKKFYRRYLLYSKNFLSNNKILHLFKREENKKSVCAIYRYKNYFQFVHNIYKKEKFFSFYKGFLASLLLTPHVAIQFYIYESLMYYFSYEYLNTLFIENNINISANTLCKTLPFLYGVISKYTAIIFTYPLYTIKMRQQVQMKNYGFYNVLVNIFRFEGIKSYYTGINMHLLRNCLQNGTLFFIFEYLNNAKI, encoded by the coding sequence atggaCATACAAAATGAGTGCTTCAGTTTCTTAAAAAAGCTaacatgtttttttaaaaagtattataaagATAATGATAAAAGTACGAATGTGTTAAATCCTAATTGTAATAACAAGAacaatgatgaaaatgataGAGTAAAGTATAGaacattaaatattatggTTTCGTCTGCGTTAGTTTTGTGTGTGCTACATCCATTAGACACCATAAGAACAAGAAAACAGATATATAGAGTGTATAAGAATTCTTATCCCtattactataataataaatataatttgttctacattttaagaaaagaaaaaatagaaagcaTTTATCGTGGTTTAATAGCTAGTTTAATTACCACAGGAGCATCTCATGGATTATTTCGATTTATATATGACAAACTAAATTATCATTTCTTTCAGAACTTTAATGATATACATAGcataaacaataataaaaattattccatTTCCAGTACATGTAATATGTCCAGAGAAAATGAACTTCAGAATTATTACAGTAATAATGCGAATGGCCCCTTAGAACCATACGAAgaaaaggaggaaaaaaaaaaagtggaCCAAATTGAGAATTCAAGTTTTATTCTAAGTACCAGTACTACTGCAACTTTTGCTACCACAACTGCTGCTAACTgtaataattacaaaaatgataatCCTTTAAGTATCGGTTTATCGGGTAATAgacatataaatgaaaaggataTGAATTCAAATACAGTTGATAACGATTTAGAAATTAAGgatagtaaaaatatgaattattatatacttacaAGCAGTCTTAGTTCAATAATTAGTGTCCTATTTCTTCATCCAGTTTGGCTAATTAAAACCAAAATAGAATGcacaataaatttaaattacaaatttttaaattataaaagcaGAATAACAAGTAAACACtacaaaatatttgtacaaaataatagaatgttttcttataaatttttatctaaCATAATAAGGATGTTAATTTTGTCTgacaaaaattatagaaagAGAAGTAGGAACTGTAAAAAAATACGATTACTAAATAGCTGCATACtggaattatataaaaataattttatatataataaaaatataaaaacaaaaaaaaaatacaactgtctttcttttaaaaatgataagaaagtttttttaaataagaatataaaaagaaaaatggtacataactatttattatataaatattacactATGTCAAATTTAGAAAGAAAACGAAtcacaaaaaatgaaatttcaAATCTtggtaaaaaattttatagaaggtacttattatattccaaaaattttctgtcaaataataaaatattgcatctttttaaaagagaagaaaataaaaaatcagtTTGTGCTATATATAGATACAAAAACTATTTTCAGtttgttcataatatatataaaaaagagaaatttttttcattttataaaggTTTCTTAGCTTCCTTATTATTAACACCACATGTTGCAATACAGTTTTATATCTATGAATCGTTAATGTACTATTTCAGTTACGAGTACTTGAATACcttatttattgaaaataatataaatatttcagcAAATACATTATGTAAAACTTTGCCGTTCCTATATGGTGTTATATCAAAATACACTGCTATTATTTTCACCTATCCcttatatacaataaaaatgagGCAACAAgttcaaatgaaaaattatggtTTTTATAATGTCCTAGTTAACATTTTTAGATTTGAAGGTATAAAATCTTATTACACGGGTAttaatatgcatttattaaGAAACTGTTTACAAAATggtactcttttttttatttttgaatacTTAAATAATGCCAAAATATGA
- the CUL1 gene encoding cullin-1, putative, whose protein sequence is MDIANLNFESGWKIIKEEAIEKIEKYLENDNIEKNENLFSAKEYTRLYTVVYNMCAKKNPFCYSKEVYRKYGESLSIYAVDKIKPLLKDKSEIKKTKFLIDAWFKYSFYTNWMNKFLRYLDRYYVEYNSSLCLSAYTKNIFKMTLFNDLRGCIQNIIYEIYDNLRKDENEEEKKLFCDLVLLYKELDKESNEKMYEHDIEKKVLENIDSYYKKEGENWISKLNFDDYIILIENSIEKEFQKNKSLNLNEETCEKVTNIIVRILIYEKLDFLLSNKKNIFDLLKNNNLRCLRRTYILFSYFTEAIEGLKRIIGEYVKTEGNNLKEKYVDMSKNINTTKINEKNVCESNINNNIIGQKEEYILCEYIDQLIKLHNHYDNVFKLSFFSISNSSIDHHFKECLKDYFESFVEHEDQYFSTVKLLVLYADNILRKDENQKYDENLSNNNITYDTKKRKIENESLEIIAHTSTSETASNITNNLIKDQIDRDNLVTNENDSETISIMKKIADIVEIFNYTNNKENFFEYYRIYLANRLINNIYISLNIEKKFIESLYYLCGSQYTSKLGGMIQDIMNNNMLNNKFWDYIDRKYTTNKNELNSNYVKNFFSVKILNKGYWPPLEKTSMKLYDNFSKFIESFEEYYKSENKNRKLEWVYELSEVILEYPFNDTLYYLYCNVVNAQILLLFNKYKYINYDIVKNELQLDLKTFTNNMFSCLFYFKIIQSTDDIVDWISSSFYINKNFSYIRNKVYIKKAAASLSKEHEQTKEDRTMAIEAAIVRVMKIHKKLFYDQIFDYVKKSLPTFSPTNQVIEKKIDLLVEREYIQKEENSQVYVYIP, encoded by the exons ATGGATATTGCCAACTTAAATTTTGAGAGCGGgtggaaaataataaaagaagaagctattgaaaaaatagaaaaatatttagaaaatgaCAATATTGAAAAGAATGAGAATTTGTTTAGTGCAAAGGAATATACTAGATTATATACAGTAGTATACAATATGTGTGCGAAGAAAAACCCTTTTTGTTATTCTAAAGAagtatatagaaaatatggTGAAAGTTTATCTATCTATGCTgttgataaaattaaacctttattaaaagataaaagtgaaataaaaaaaacaaaatttttaattgatGCATGgtttaaatattctttttatacaaATTGGATGAATAAGTTTTTACGATACCTGGACCGTTATTATGTAGAATATAACAGTTCCTTATGTCTAAGTGcgtatacaaaaaatatttttaaaatgactCTGTTTAATGATTTAAGAGGTtgtatacaaaatattatttacgaaatatatgataatttaagaaaagatgaaaatgaagaggaaaaaaaattattctgtGATTTAGTTCTTTTATATAAGGAATTAGACAAAGAGAGcaatgaaaaaatgtatgaacATGATATAGAAAAGAAGGTGTTAGAAAATATAGattcttattataaaaaagaaggagAAAATTGGATaagtaaattaaattttgatgattatattattttaattgaaaattcaattgaaaaagaatttcaaaaaaataaatcattaaatttaaatgaagaaaCATGTGAAAAAGTAACAAATATTATCGTaagaattttaatatatgaaaaattagaTTTCTTATTAAGTAATAAGAAGAACATTTTTgatttattgaaaaataataatttacgTTGCTTAAGAAGAAcgtacattttattttcctattttaCTGAAGCTATAGAAGGTTTAAAAAGAATCATAGGGGAATATGTAAAAACTGAaggtaataatttaaaagaaaaatatgtggATATGtccaaaaatataaataccacgaaaattaatgaaaaaaatgtttgCGAATccaacataaataataatataattggACAAAAAGAGGAGTACATCTTGTGCGAATATATAGATCAGCTCATTAAATTACACAATCATTATGataatgtatttaaattGTCCTTTTTTAGTATATCTAATAGTTCCATAGATCATCATTTTAAGGAATGTTTAAAAGACTACTTTGAAAGTTTTGTAGAGCATGAAGATCAATATTTCAGTACAGTAAAACTATTAGTTCTGTATGCAGacaatatattaagaaaggacgaaaatcaaaaatatgatgaaaacttatcaaataataatatcacTTATGATACtaagaagagaaaaattgaaaatgaaTCCTTAGAAATTATTGCTCATACGAGTACAAGTGAAACTGCGTCCAACATTACAAATAACTTGATTAAGGATCAGATAGATAGGGATAACTTAGTTACTAACGAAAATGACTCCGAAACAATCTccataatgaaaaaaatagcagATATcgttgaaatatttaattatacaaataataaggaaaatttttttgaatactATAGGATATATTTAGCGAACAGATTGATtaacaacatatatatatcattaaatattgaaaaaaaattcattgaAAGTTTGTATTATTTGTGCGGATCTCAATATACGTCAAAATTAGGTGGCATGATTCAAgatattatgaataataatatgcttaataataaattttgggATTATATTGATAGAAAATATActactaataaaaatgagctaaattcaaattatgtaaaaaattttttttcagttaaaatattaaataaaggtTATTGGCCACCCTTAGAAAAAACCTCTATGAAATTATATGATAACTTCAGTAAATTTATTGAATCATTTgaagaatattataaatcagaaaataaaaatagaaaattagaATGGGTTTACGAATTGAGTGAAGTTATTTTAGAGTATCCTTTTAATGATACATTGTATTATCTATACTGTAATGTTGTAAATGCACAAATTCTTTTGTTGTTTAATAagtataagtatataaacTATGATATAGTAAAGAACGAATTACAGTTAgatttaaaaacatttacaAATAACATGTTCtcatgtttattttattttaaaattatccaGTCTACTGATGATATTGTAGATTGGATTTCTTCCAGTTTTTACATTAATAAGAACTTCTCTTATATTCGTAACAAAGTTTATATAAAGAAGGCAGCTGCATCATTATCGAAGGAACACGAACAAACCAAGGAGGACAGGACAATGGCAATAGAGGCTGCCATTGTTCGTGTTATGAAAatccataaaaaattattttacgaTCAAATTTTTGATTACGTAAAGAAGTCTCTTCCCACGTTTTCTCCGACGAACCAA GTGATCGAAAAAAAGATAGACTTGTTGGTTGAAAGGGAATACATccagaaagaagaaaatagtCAAGTTTATGTGTACATACCATAG
- the PmUG01_14045400 gene encoding conserved Plasmodium protein, unknown function, whose protein sequence is MSETSTCPINDFFDIDEENDLDELKKEDTQIYRGTFLSYIYRQFEFCCTTFFDELEKKNKKKNITLKKNFFEDYDKSKNDTCQYRVFDKILKKNGDLIKEVPLDSKYFSPHADWCECAHEIDIELNMEEVRFCIFNFFLKMYRSETRDKDLLLSIILECLYCRKDFKKEIQCQKAKLKFLKEIKSIEINNFKESLNELITIIENTNFVQINRYKSSEKFYFKLYIIINIKYPYGIYLYNCDEAYDIVLIDCNTDNNNKPKIMSFFSLRKFVSFLNSIHSIHFTDENTHDSFPIVVYESRECYALSNNNLFLKSSACKKKKKKFQKSNILNDQKEHEDKDEDEDEEDTDMQNEQGVDKCDKYSNFQQEIR, encoded by the exons atgtccGAAACATCAACTTGCCCAATTAACGATTTCTTTGATATAGATGAAGAAAACGACTTGGATGAACTAAAAAAGGAAGATACTCAAATATATAGAGGaacttttttatcttatatttatagGCAGTTCGAATTTTGTTGTACAACATTTTTCGATGAgttagaaaagaaaaataaaaaaaaaaatattacattaaagaaaaatttttttgaagatTACgataaaagcaaaaatgaCACTTGTCAGTATCGTGTCTTTGataaaatacttaaaaaaaatggagaCTTGATTAAAGAAGTACCGTTAGATTCGAAATATTTTAGCCCTCAT GCAGACTGGTGTGAATGCGCGCACGAAATAGATATAGAGTTAAATATGGAAGAAGTACggttttgtatttttaacttttttttgaaaatgtaCAGGTCTGAAACGAGAGACAAAGACCTACTATTATCTATTATTTTAGAATGTTTATACTGTAGGaaagattttaaaaaagaaatccaATGTCAAAAAgctaaattaaaatttttaaaagaaattaaaagtatagAAATTAACAACTTTAAAGAGTCcttaaatgaattaattacTATAATTGAAAATACCAATTTTGTACAAATTAATAGATATAAAAGTAGTgaaaagttttattttaaattatatattatcataaatataaaatacccATATGgaatttacttatataattgTGATGAAGCATATGATATAGTTCTTATTGATTGTAATActgataataataacaagCCCAAAATTATGAGCTTCTTTTCATTGAGAAAGTTTGTATCCTTTCTCAATAGTATACATTCTATTCATTTTACTGATGAAAATACCCATGATTCATTCCCCATCGTCGTTTATGAGTCCAGGGAGTGCTATGCTttatcaaataataatttatttcttaaatcTAGCgcgtgcaaaaaaaaaaagaagaaatttcaaaaaagtaacattttaaatgatCAAAAAGAACATGAGGATAAAGATGAAGATGAAGATGAAGAAGATACAGATATGCAAAATGAACAAGGTGTAGATAAATGTGATAAATATAGCAACTTTCAACAAGAAATAAGATAA
- the PPPK-DHPS gene encoding hydroxymethyldihydropterin pyrophosphokinase-dihydropteroate synthase, putative, with product MAVIEEMTNSRNNMKNIAVLNFGTNDKRNSVTIIETALYLTENSYIYETVPEYIALAEKQIVKSVKEVEYESDIKWIKELLSTLGESKYKESDNLIYECNELEKFMKNEKLNENMLKEISVHEYELKTKNKLKAQDETMKNNLEKFKNKYYTNYFFNLTVVVRTFIDDPLSMLVIIKYIEQIMKREDLKDIQRFEKRRIDIDILFFNNYTIFMENLELEKEYIYKVITTYINIDRNNNRHIEAIERIKNKIQFLSIPHLYTKYRYSILLCLNDIIPNYKHIVLKDTINTLYLNFIRNFKETYNINIKEFNRRMYVLKDEVSYLKEKTNIVGILNVNYDSFSDGGLFVNPTKAVERMFEMINEGASVIDIGGESSAPYVIPNPSISERDLVIPVLTLFKKKWNEIKYKMKEVDEQNLEKIDRIKPIISIDTVNYNVFKECVENDLVDILNDISACTNNPEIIKLLKKENKFYTVVLMHKRGNPHTMDKLTDYNDVVYDIKTYLENRLNFLVLNGIPRYRILFDVGLGFAKKHDQSIKLLQDIHVYDDYPLFIGYSRKRFIAHCMDDHNGVINREKLNFYDDKNDNENDKSKKWLFKVNYMRKDKDQLPYQKNICGGLAIASYSYYKKVDLIRVHDVLETKAVLDVLTKIHES from the exons ATGGCTGTTATCGAAGAGATGACAAATTCTCGGAATAATATGAAGAACATAGCTGTTTTAAATTTCGGAACAAATGACAAAAGGAATTCTGTAACAATTATAGAAACAGCACTGTATTTGACAGAAAA ttCCTACATATACGAAACCGTCCCGGAGTACATCGCACTAGCTGAAAAGCAAATAGTAAAATCCGTGAAAGAAGTAGAATATGAAAGTGACATTAAATGGATTAAAGAATTGTTAAGTACACTAGGGGAGTCGAAATATAAAGAGAGCGACAATTTAATTTACGAATGTAATGAACTTGagaaatttatgaaaaatgaaaaattaaatgagaATATGTTGAAAGAAATTAGTGTGCATGAATATGAATTgaaaactaaaaataaattaaaagcgCAAGATGaaacaatgaaaaataatctggagaaatttaaaaataaatattacacgaattatttttttaatttaactgTTGTGGTTAGAACTTTTATTGATGACCCACTTAGCATGttagtaattataaaatatatagagcAGATAATGAAAAGGGAAGATTTAAAAGATATACAAAGATTTGAAAAACGTAGGATAGACatagatattttattttttaataactatACCATTTTTATGGAAAATTTAGAAttagaaaaagaatatatatacaaagtTATCACaacatatattaacattGACAGGAATAACAATAGACACATTGAAGCAAttgaaagaataaaaaataagatacaATTTCTAAGTATTCCTCATTTATACacaaaatatagatatagcatattattatgtttaaatgatataatacctaattataaacatattgTATTAAAAGATACGATAAACACATTGtatttgaattttattagaaattttaaagagacatataatataaatatcaaGGAGTTTAATAGAAGaatgtatgtattaaaagATGAGGTATCTTATTTAAAGGAGAAAACAAATATAGTTggtatattaaatgtaaattatgATTCTTTTTCTGATGGAGGTTTATTTGTTAATCCAACCAAAGCTGTGGAAAGAATGTTTGAAATGATAAATGAAGGGGCAAGTGTAATAGATATAGGAGGAGAGTCGTCTGCTCCTTATGTTATTCCAAATCCTAGTATTAGTGAAAGAGATTTAGTTATACCCGttttaacattatttaaaaaaaaatggaacgaaataaaatacaaaatgaaagaagTAGATGAACagaatttagaaaaaatagacAGAATAAAACCGATAATAAGTATTGATACGGTaaattataatgtttttaaagAGTGTGTTGAAAATGATTTAgttgatattttaaatgacATTAGCGCATGCACAAATAACccagaaataataaaattattaaaaaaagaaaataaattttacacTGTTGTTTTAATGCATAAAAGGGGAAATCCACATACAATGGATAAGTTAACAGATTATAATGATGTTGTTTATGATATTAAAActtatttagaaaatagaTTAAATTTTCTTGTTTTAAATGGAATACCTCGTTATAGAATATTATTTGATGTAGGTTTAGGATTTGCAAAAAAGCATGATCAGTCAATTAAACTGTTACAGGATATTCATGTTTATGATGACTATCCTCTTTTCATTGGTTATTCAAGAAAAAGATTTATTGCACATTGTATGGATGATCACAATGGTGTAATAAATAGGGAGAAATTGAATTTTtatgatgataaaaatgacaatgaaaatgataaatcGAAAAAATGGTTGTTTAAGGTGAACTACATGCGCAAGGATAAAGACCAGCTGCCATatcagaaaaatatatgtg GAGGATTAGCCATTGCCTCGTACAGTTATTACAAGAAGGTAGACTTAATAAGGGTTCATGACGTACTAGAAACTAAGGCAGTTTTAGATGTACTTACAAAAATACACGAATCgtaa